From Rudanella lutea DSM 19387, a single genomic window includes:
- a CDS encoding outer membrane beta-barrel protein, with translation MEKVAVLTLILTLTAAVGESWGQQWQASTDEFATARVTERRFRKILGDDYKVTVTDEKPLRKRKKKTSTDRAIDRAYQQSRDEAYPDYERPSHLIEMSVRFAPHATINRVESSGNYLGFMQNGTALRPSVGVSLDYFFFKDRYAFSSGLWYTIKRVGYRIPGSYGETRWNPGAPAKYAVYNLQYVQIPMTVKLFANNLLPSSRLYIQTGGLLDVKLAEKALDPTRNVYHQVAQKEGTRRQFGFADVAWVLGGGLQYRLSQTNAINISLSYQRGLLDVARPRDLHVRNRVVALELGLKF, from the coding sequence ATGGAAAAAGTTGCAGTCCTGACCCTGATTTTGACGCTGACAGCCGCAGTCGGGGAATCGTGGGGTCAACAGTGGCAAGCGTCGACCGACGAATTCGCAACGGCCCGGGTTACGGAGCGCCGTTTCCGCAAAATCCTCGGCGACGATTACAAGGTGACCGTGACCGACGAAAAACCACTTCGGAAACGGAAGAAAAAAACAAGCACCGACCGGGCTATCGACCGCGCCTACCAACAATCGCGCGATGAGGCCTACCCCGACTACGAGCGCCCCAGCCACCTGATTGAGATGAGCGTGCGGTTTGCCCCGCATGCCACCATCAACCGGGTCGAGAGTTCGGGTAACTACCTGGGTTTTATGCAAAACGGCACCGCCCTACGCCCTAGTGTGGGGGTATCGCTCGATTATTTCTTTTTTAAAGATCGATACGCCTTTAGCTCAGGGCTTTGGTACACCATTAAGCGGGTGGGCTACCGGATTCCGGGCTCCTATGGCGAAACCCGCTGGAACCCCGGCGCACCGGCCAAGTACGCGGTGTATAACCTTCAGTATGTGCAGATTCCGATGACGGTGAAACTGTTTGCCAACAACCTGCTTCCATCGTCGCGGCTTTATATTCAGACGGGCGGTCTGCTCGACGTCAAACTGGCCGAAAAAGCCCTCGACCCCACGCGCAACGTGTACCATCAGGTAGCCCAGAAAGAAGGCACCCGGCGGCAGTTTGGCTTTGCCGATGTGGCCTGGGTGCTGGGGGGCGGCCTTCAGTATCGGTTGAGCCAGACCAATGCTATCAACATCAGCCTCAGTTATCAGCGGGGGCTGCTCGACGTGGCCCGCCCCCGCGACCTGCACGTGCGCAACCGGGTGGTGGCGCTGGAATTGGGGCTGAAGTTTTAG
- a CDS encoding ABC transporter ATP-binding protein — MAKGRRNFGEEASPEDKKPLSRESIRRAISIFRFVKPYRWLYALGFLFLILSTTTTLSFGLLIGQITSVIQGKSEFTLNQVTLFFVGVLIAQAIFSFFRIYFFSQVSERAMADVRRSTYSKIVTLPIPFFEQRRVGELTSRISADVSQLQDVLTLTLAELFRQIATLLIGTGIILYVSWKLTLFMLATFPVIIIAAMVFGRFIRTLSKKAQDQLAEANVVVEETLQSINVVKAFTNERYEIGRYGSALARVVGTALRAARFRGAFVSFVIFALFGGIVGVVWYGGTLVQAGEMPFADLLTFIVYTTFIGGSVAGMGDLYAQLQKTIGASERILEILGEHSEVDADSEQAALPVPIKGNVVFENIRFSYPSRPDVEVLKGVSLRVDSGRKIALVGQSGAGKSTIVQLLMRYYNTAEGQITVDGRRLSDFNITHLRQNIAVVPQEVMLFGGTIAENIQYGRPGATEAEIHEAARKANAYGFIQSFPEGFQTVVGERGVKLSGGQRQRIAIARAILKDPAILILDEATSSLDAESEKLVQEALDELMQNRTTLIIAHRLATIRKVDTIYVLREGQVVEQGTHEELAHVEDGLYANLVKLQFETGVMYNE; from the coding sequence ATGGCAAAAGGACGACGAAATTTTGGCGAAGAAGCCAGTCCCGAGGACAAAAAACCGCTGAGTCGCGAGAGCATTCGGCGGGCAATCAGCATTTTCCGGTTCGTAAAGCCCTACCGATGGCTCTACGCGCTGGGCTTTCTGTTTCTGATTCTCTCCACCACCACTACTCTCAGTTTTGGTCTGCTCATTGGGCAGATTACGAGCGTGATTCAGGGCAAATCGGAGTTTACACTCAATCAGGTTACGCTGTTCTTTGTGGGTGTACTGATTGCTCAGGCTATTTTCTCGTTTTTTCGGATCTACTTTTTCTCGCAGGTGAGCGAACGGGCCATGGCCGATGTGCGTCGGTCGACGTATAGCAAAATTGTAACCTTGCCGATTCCGTTTTTTGAGCAGCGCCGGGTGGGTGAACTCACCAGCCGGATCTCGGCCGACGTGTCGCAGTTGCAGGATGTGCTGACGCTGACCCTGGCTGAGTTGTTCCGGCAGATAGCCACGCTGCTCATCGGTACGGGAATCATTTTGTACGTATCCTGGAAACTGACCCTGTTTATGCTGGCTACGTTTCCGGTAATCATTATTGCGGCTATGGTGTTCGGGCGGTTTATCCGGACGCTGTCGAAGAAAGCGCAGGATCAGCTGGCCGAAGCCAACGTGGTGGTCGAAGAAACCCTGCAGTCGATCAACGTTGTCAAAGCCTTTACCAACGAGCGCTACGAGATTGGGCGGTACGGCTCGGCCCTGGCGCGAGTGGTGGGTACTGCCTTGCGGGCGGCCCGGTTCCGGGGGGCATTTGTGTCGTTTGTGATTTTTGCTCTTTTCGGGGGCATTGTGGGCGTTGTTTGGTACGGCGGTACGCTGGTGCAGGCCGGCGAAATGCCGTTTGCCGACTTGCTGACGTTTATAGTCTATACGACGTTTATCGGTGGCTCGGTAGCGGGCATGGGCGATTTGTACGCTCAGCTCCAGAAAACCATTGGTGCCTCGGAGCGGATTCTGGAAATTCTGGGCGAGCATTCGGAAGTTGACGCCGATAGCGAGCAGGCGGCTCTACCCGTACCGATAAAGGGCAATGTGGTGTTCGAAAATATACGGTTCTCGTACCCATCGCGGCCCGATGTTGAGGTGCTCAAAGGTGTTTCGCTGCGGGTCGATTCGGGCCGGAAAATTGCTCTGGTAGGGCAAAGTGGCGCGGGTAAGTCGACCATTGTGCAGCTACTTATGCGGTACTACAACACCGCCGAGGGGCAGATTACGGTGGATGGCCGTCGGTTAAGCGATTTCAATATCACGCACCTGCGGCAGAACATCGCCGTGGTGCCACAGGAGGTGATGCTGTTTGGCGGCACCATCGCCGAAAATATTCAGTATGGCCGGCCCGGCGCTACCGAAGCCGAAATTCACGAAGCCGCTCGCAAGGCCAATGCCTACGGGTTCATCCAGTCGTTTCCGGAAGGCTTTCAGACGGTGGTGGGCGAGCGAGGGGTTAAGCTATCGGGTGGTCAACGGCAACGGATTGCCATTGCCCGCGCCATTCTGAAAGACCCGGCTATCCTGATTCTCGACGAAGCGACCAGCTCGCTCGATGCTGAGTCGGAAAAGCTGGTGCAGGAGGCTCTGGATGAGCTGATGCAAAACCGAACCACCCTGATTATTGCCCACCGGCTGGCTACCATTCGCAAGGTCGATACGATTTATGTCTTGCGCGAAGGGCAGGTAGTGGAGCAGGGTACGCACGAGGAGCTGGCCCATGTTGAAGACGGGCTCTACGCGAATTTGGTTAAATTGCAGTTTGAAACGGGGGTAATGTATAATGAATAA
- a CDS encoding Fur family transcriptional regulator, with amino-acid sequence MNAAQTLKNFDLRHTQGREEVLNLFLGADHALSHGDIETGLGPSHDRVTIYRTLRTFLEKGILHKVLDDGGNPKYALCRETCAQGHHHHDHVHFKCEDCGQTTCLDHIHVPAVALPAGYSRKEVNLLIQGVCSECNK; translated from the coding sequence ATGAACGCTGCACAAACCCTCAAAAACTTTGATTTGCGGCACACACAGGGCCGCGAAGAGGTACTCAACCTGTTTCTGGGGGCCGATCATGCGCTTTCGCACGGCGACATCGAAACGGGGCTGGGCCCCTCGCACGACCGGGTGACTATTTACCGCACTTTGCGCACGTTTCTTGAAAAAGGGATATTGCACAAAGTGCTCGACGATGGCGGGAATCCGAAGTATGCCTTGTGTCGCGAAACCTGCGCGCAGGGACATCATCACCACGATCACGTCCACTTCAAATGCGAAGATTGTGGGCAAACTACCTGCCTCGATCATATTCATGTGCCGGCCGTAGCGTTGCCGGCTGGCTACAGCCGAAAGGAAGTTAATTTACTCATTCAGGGCGTTTGCTCAGAATGCAACAAATAA
- a CDS encoding MutS-related protein — translation MEAFNTRRQQFLQAEQAAQRQYNQLALWRLVWFIGAVVAVWALRAADQTTAAWAVAGVGLLGFMGMLRRHMAIRRTRDLNRHLAFVNEDELARLERRFLRPETGDSFGSATHPYVGDLDVFGKLSLFRLLNRTHTHEGTRRLAEWLLSPATPQTIHFRQQAAHELVPQLNWRQTFEGLAYLNEAVARPVEPLRQWATAEAPALPAYLNIARFLMPLLTAALLGAWLSGWVSGWAVLGAIAVSGALLNQVSERAKQVSEQTADITAALGTFRELLAHAEQVTGKAERLRLVRDALTADGQLASARVGQLSALVQNFNFRRNPYFYLFVGLPVLWDVHYLIRLERWRQQYGPRLDGWFKALAELEALNSLAGFAYAHPTYVCPDIVEDNRLTLQAQQAAHPLLVPGKGVANSLSVDGNGETVLITGSNMSGKSTFLRTLGANGVLALAGAVVSAERFVISPVRIFTSMRTQDSLEESTSSFYAELKRLQTLIRLAGQPDGLPVLYFLDEILKGTNSADRHRGAEALIRQLHKTSASGFVSTHDLELGQLTHPDGTPLHFVRNFHFQSDIRDGKLLFDYQLRDGICQSFNASQLMRSIGIDMDLANH, via the coding sequence TTGGAAGCATTCAACACCCGTCGACAACAGTTTTTACAGGCCGAACAAGCCGCTCAGCGTCAATACAACCAACTGGCGCTTTGGCGGCTTGTTTGGTTTATAGGGGCTGTGGTGGCGGTGTGGGCTCTCCGCGCGGCCGATCAAACTACCGCAGCCTGGGCCGTGGCCGGTGTTGGTTTGCTTGGGTTTATGGGAATGCTCAGGCGGCACATGGCCATCCGGCGCACCCGCGACCTGAACCGCCATCTGGCCTTTGTGAACGAAGACGAACTGGCCCGGCTCGAACGCCGATTTCTGCGGCCCGAAACCGGCGATTCGTTTGGGAGTGCCACGCATCCGTACGTAGGCGACCTCGATGTGTTCGGTAAACTGTCGTTGTTTCGGTTGCTCAACCGCACACATACTCATGAGGGCACGCGTCGGCTGGCCGAGTGGCTACTCTCACCCGCCACGCCCCAAACCATTCATTTTCGGCAACAGGCCGCACATGAACTTGTGCCCCAGCTCAACTGGCGGCAAACGTTTGAAGGTCTGGCTTACCTGAACGAAGCCGTTGCGCGGCCGGTGGAACCCTTGCGCCAATGGGCTACCGCCGAGGCTCCGGCCTTACCGGCTTACCTCAACATAGCCCGGTTTCTGATGCCGCTGCTGACGGCCGCCCTTCTGGGAGCCTGGCTGAGTGGCTGGGTGTCGGGCTGGGCGGTGCTGGGTGCCATTGCCGTATCGGGTGCCTTGTTGAACCAGGTAAGCGAACGAGCTAAACAGGTGAGCGAGCAAACCGCCGATATTACAGCCGCCCTGGGTACGTTTCGGGAGTTGCTGGCCCATGCTGAACAGGTAACGGGTAAAGCCGAAAGGCTCCGGCTCGTACGCGACGCTTTGACCGCCGACGGTCAGCTGGCTTCAGCGCGGGTGGGGCAGCTGTCGGCGCTGGTGCAAAACTTCAACTTTCGCCGAAATCCGTATTTCTATCTGTTTGTTGGCCTGCCTGTGTTGTGGGATGTGCATTACCTGATCCGGCTCGAACGCTGGCGGCAGCAGTACGGCCCCCGGCTCGACGGCTGGTTTAAGGCACTGGCCGAACTCGAGGCCCTCAACAGTCTGGCTGGCTTTGCCTACGCGCACCCGACCTACGTCTGCCCCGACATTGTCGAAGATAACCGCCTGACTCTACAGGCTCAACAGGCGGCACATCCGTTGCTGGTGCCCGGCAAAGGCGTAGCCAATTCGTTGTCGGTCGACGGTAACGGCGAAACGGTGCTTATCACGGGCTCCAATATGTCGGGAAAGAGTACGTTTCTCCGAACGCTCGGCGCCAATGGGGTCCTGGCGCTGGCCGGAGCCGTGGTCAGTGCCGAGCGCTTTGTGATCTCGCCCGTGCGCATTTTCACCAGCATGCGCACGCAGGACTCGCTCGAAGAAAGTACCTCGTCGTTTTACGCCGAACTCAAACGCCTGCAAACGCTCATTCGGCTGGCGGGGCAGCCCGACGGCCTCCCGGTACTGTATTTTCTGGATGAAATTCTGAAAGGCACCAACTCCGCCGACCGGCACCGGGGAGCCGAAGCGCTTATCCGGCAGTTGCACAAAACGTCGGCGTCGGGTTTTGTATCCACGCACGACCTCGAACTGGGGCAGCTTACTCATCCCGACGGAACTCCGCTCCACTTTGTACGGAACTTCCATTTCCAGTCCGATATTCGCGACGGCAAACTGCTGTTCGACTACCAACTGCGCGACGGCATTTGCCAGAGTTTCAACGCCAGTCAGCTGATGCGTTCGATCGGCATCGACATGGATCTGGCTAATCATTAA
- a CDS encoding ArnT family glycosyltransferase produces the protein MPRINPRYYPILLVALGAFFFFPFLGRVHLFDWDEINFAESAREMLVSGNYARVQINFQPFWQKPPLFFWLQALAMHVFGVGEYAARFPNAVMGVLTLLVLYGVGRRLHDARFGFLWALGYLGSITPHFYFKTAIIDPTFNFFIFVGVWFLYRQATGSKAAGAGLQDRAGVRTGLTNAALAGLFLGLAVLTKGPVGALLPGLMLGVLWAVGGFRPVLSWKALGLMLAVGLLVTTAWFGLEVAQNGPWFLVEFIKYQIVLFTTPDAGHEQPFYYHFLVVLLGAFPMSVLAIRYLTRLRNTGADAPFMPWMVALFWVVMIVFSIVRTKIVHYSSMAWFPVSYLAAYHLYALATGRVRWPRGLSAGLLVLGILLGIILTAAPIVGMHKDVLIPYIKDPFAVANLQAQVSWGGWEWLIGGSWMVALVGCVLQLRRYTYPAAVGLFGSTALMLFFFASNVVPNVEQIVQGTVIDFYQSKQGQDVYVEPIGYKSYAQYFYFGKKPPVNPRTADEEYLLNGPVDKPTFLIAKITNADRYRQNPNLEVVKEENGFVFFKRK, from the coding sequence ATGCCGCGTATCAACCCCCGCTATTACCCGATTCTGCTTGTAGCCCTCGGGGCTTTTTTCTTTTTCCCGTTCCTGGGTCGGGTACACCTGTTTGATTGGGACGAAATCAACTTTGCAGAGTCAGCGCGGGAAATGCTGGTGTCGGGCAATTACGCGCGGGTACAGATCAATTTTCAGCCGTTCTGGCAGAAGCCACCTTTATTTTTCTGGTTACAGGCTTTGGCTATGCACGTTTTCGGGGTGGGCGAGTACGCAGCCCGGTTTCCGAATGCGGTGATGGGGGTACTTACGTTGCTGGTACTGTACGGCGTAGGTCGGCGGCTGCACGATGCCCGGTTTGGGTTTCTGTGGGCGTTGGGCTACCTGGGCTCTATTACCCCGCATTTTTACTTCAAAACGGCCATCATCGACCCCACTTTCAACTTTTTCATTTTTGTTGGGGTATGGTTTCTGTACCGGCAGGCAACCGGGTCAAAAGCCGCTGGAGCCGGGTTACAGGATCGTGCCGGTGTGCGTACAGGGTTGACCAATGCTGCTCTCGCTGGCTTGTTTCTCGGCCTGGCCGTGCTGACCAAAGGGCCGGTTGGGGCGTTGCTGCCGGGCCTTATGCTTGGCGTATTGTGGGCCGTGGGTGGGTTCAGACCGGTGTTGTCATGGAAAGCGCTGGGTCTGATGCTGGCCGTTGGCTTACTCGTAACAACGGCCTGGTTTGGGCTCGAAGTGGCGCAAAACGGCCCCTGGTTTCTGGTCGAGTTTATCAAGTATCAGATTGTGCTGTTCACCACGCCCGACGCGGGTCACGAGCAACCGTTTTACTACCATTTTCTGGTGGTGTTGCTGGGGGCATTTCCGATGTCGGTGCTGGCTATCCGGTATCTTACCCGACTCCGCAATACTGGGGCCGACGCCCCCTTTATGCCGTGGATGGTGGCTCTCTTCTGGGTGGTTATGATTGTGTTTTCAATTGTCAGGACCAAAATTGTGCATTACTCGTCGATGGCCTGGTTTCCGGTATCGTATCTGGCGGCTTACCACCTGTATGCGCTCGCAACGGGCCGGGTGCGGTGGCCCCGTGGGCTATCGGCGGGCTTGCTGGTGCTCGGTATTTTGTTGGGGATTATCCTGACAGCGGCCCCCATTGTGGGTATGCACAAAGACGTTCTGATTCCGTACATCAAGGACCCCTTTGCGGTGGCTAACCTACAGGCTCAGGTAAGTTGGGGCGGCTGGGAGTGGCTTATTGGGGGGAGCTGGATGGTAGCCTTAGTTGGGTGTGTGCTCCAGCTCCGGCGGTATACCTACCCGGCAGCCGTGGGCCTGTTTGGCAGTACGGCTCTGATGCTGTTTTTCTTCGCGTCGAATGTGGTGCCCAACGTGGAGCAGATTGTCCAGGGTACGGTTATTGACTTTTACCAGTCGAAACAAGGGCAGGATGTGTACGTGGAGCCGATTGGCTACAAGAGTTACGCTCAGTATTTCTATTTCGGGAAAAAGCCGCCTGTAAACCCACGTACAGCCGACGAGGAATACCTGCTCAATGGCCCCGTCGACAAGCCGACGTTCCTGATCGCTAAAATCACCAACGCCGACCGGTATCGGCAAAACCCGAATCTGGAAGTCGTGAAAGAAGAAAACGGGTTCGTATTCTTCAAGCGGAAGTAG
- a CDS encoding ATP-binding protein: MFLPRAIYPALRAHLARPQITVLTGMRRTGKTTLCRQLMADSPIEQKLYIDLERIDNRILWSEPNYELILQALTQQGLHVDQPLLLVLDEIQLVPNLPSVLKYLYDTYAIKFVVTGSSAYYMKNQFTESLAGRKKVFDIYPLNFGELLQFKGIVATSLDWPEASRFVRSEYERLKGYYDEYIEYGGFPEVVLTESVTDKKDLISDILSSYINFDIRTLSDIRDPANLYKLIKLLAVRTGTKLDISKLTSLIGLSRPTVENYLTLLEQSYLIRTIPVLATSPDREIVKARKLYFLDNGIAAMVGDAGSGAKFENAIFNQLLHRGELAYYQLKTGREIDFVIDQEIGIEVKETAAEGDLRNVHSLAQNLALRQTYVVGRYPLRTFEGYVWGGMLR, encoded by the coding sequence ATGTTTTTACCACGCGCCATATATCCAGCCTTGCGGGCTCATCTGGCCCGCCCGCAAATTACAGTGCTCACCGGAATGCGCCGAACCGGTAAAACAACACTGTGTCGGCAGTTAATGGCCGATTCTCCGATTGAGCAAAAGCTATATATTGATCTGGAGCGGATTGACAATCGAATTTTGTGGAGCGAGCCAAATTATGAACTGATTTTACAGGCGCTCACGCAGCAAGGTCTGCACGTTGACCAGCCGTTACTGCTGGTTCTCGACGAAATCCAACTGGTACCCAATCTGCCGAGTGTACTGAAGTATTTGTACGATACGTATGCTATTAAGTTCGTTGTGACCGGGTCGAGTGCCTATTATATGAAGAACCAGTTCACCGAATCGCTGGCAGGTCGGAAGAAAGTGTTTGACATTTACCCGCTCAATTTTGGTGAGTTACTACAGTTCAAAGGCATAGTGGCCACGTCACTTGATTGGCCAGAAGCATCCCGGTTTGTACGCTCTGAGTATGAACGGCTCAAAGGGTATTATGACGAATACATCGAATACGGTGGATTTCCTGAGGTTGTACTAACCGAATCTGTTACGGACAAAAAAGACCTTATCAGCGATATCCTCAGCTCGTACATCAACTTCGATATCCGAACGTTGTCAGACATTCGGGATCCGGCCAACCTGTATAAACTGATCAAATTACTGGCTGTACGAACAGGCACAAAACTCGACATCTCGAAGCTGACCAGTCTAATCGGGCTGTCTCGGCCAACTGTCGAAAATTATCTCACGTTGCTTGAACAGAGCTATCTGATCCGTACAATTCCCGTATTGGCCACCAGCCCTGACCGCGAAATTGTCAAAGCACGTAAACTTTATTTTCTGGACAACGGAATTGCCGCGATGGTTGGTGACGCTGGTAGCGGAGCTAAATTTGAGAATGCCATCTTCAACCAACTGCTTCACCGGGGCGAATTGGCCTATTACCAGCTCAAAACAGGCCGGGAAATCGATTTTGTTATCGATCAGGAAATCGGCATCGAAGTTAAGGAAACTGCTGCCGAGGGCGATCTAAGAAACGTGCACTCATTGGCTCAGAACTTAGCCCTACGTCAAACGTATGTAGTTGGTCGCTACCCACTTCGAACATTCGAAGGCTACGTGTGGGGTGGGATGCTTCGTTGA
- a CDS encoding KpsF/GutQ family sugar-phosphate isomerase: MKVVKNPQTIAREVLRAEADAIQKASTFLDERFDQCVEAIIASRGRVVVTGIGKSGLIGQKIVATLNSTGTPALFMHAADAIHGDLGMIQPTDVVVAISKSGNTPEIKVLVPLIHRTGAKLIALVSEADSYLARHADCVLLAYAEREADPLNLAPTTSTTVTLAIGDALAIALLTARDFTRQDFARYHPGGSLGKKLYLKVSDLYPHNQRPTVPADAPIHQTMLTMSAGRLGATAVVDEAEQVLGIITDGDVRRMVSHHDDYRQLTARDIMTPNPVGIGPDAYAVQALEIMQGRNITQLLVLDEGRLAGFVHLHDLLREGLV; this comes from the coding sequence TTGAAAGTAGTAAAAAATCCGCAAACGATTGCCCGCGAGGTTTTACGGGCCGAAGCCGACGCTATTCAGAAAGCGAGTACGTTTCTGGACGAGCGTTTTGACCAATGCGTGGAGGCTATTATTGCCAGTCGGGGCCGGGTTGTCGTGACCGGCATTGGCAAAAGTGGCCTCATTGGCCAGAAGATTGTGGCTACGCTCAACTCAACCGGAACACCGGCTCTGTTTATGCACGCAGCCGACGCCATTCACGGCGATTTGGGCATGATTCAACCCACCGACGTGGTCGTGGCCATCTCCAAAAGCGGCAATACGCCCGAAATTAAAGTACTGGTACCGCTTATTCACCGGACTGGGGCCAAGCTGATTGCCCTCGTTAGTGAGGCCGATTCGTACCTGGCCCGCCATGCCGATTGTGTGTTGCTGGCCTATGCCGAGCGGGAGGCCGACCCTCTAAACCTCGCCCCTACCACCAGCACAACCGTGACCCTGGCTATCGGCGACGCGCTCGCGATTGCCCTGCTCACGGCCCGCGATTTTACCCGGCAGGATTTTGCCCGCTACCATCCGGGTGGCTCGCTGGGCAAAAAATTATACCTGAAAGTAAGTGATTTGTACCCGCACAACCAGCGACCAACGGTACCGGCCGACGCGCCGATTCATCAGACGATGCTCACCATGTCGGCAGGGCGATTGGGGGCTACGGCCGTTGTCGACGAAGCCGAACAGGTGTTGGGTATTATTACGGACGGTGATGTACGTAGGATGGTGAGCCACCATGATGATTACCGGCAACTGACCGCCCGCGACATTATGACCCCAAATCCGGTAGGTATCGGCCCCGATGCCTACGCCGTACAGGCACTGGAAATTATGCAGGGGCGAAATATTACCCAACTTCTGGTACTGGATGAAGGTCGGCTGGCCGGCTTCGTACACCTGCACGACCTGCTCCGCGAGGGGCTGGTCTGA